The Lucilia cuprina isolate Lc7/37 chromosome 5, ASM2204524v1, whole genome shotgun sequence genome includes a window with the following:
- the LOC111689895 gene encoding chorion protein S18 produces MLYKVLISCALFVAAQANYASSGYGGQKSSIAGFAAQFQPAVTLTVLPSSAGGYGSASAYGAAPAYGAHKGASSYGSVVIPVSGGYASGAGGVDAEALRLAKLVFALPSAGGPNEAILNIPQYSTTSYSAPAVVLASGDYGSNAVSGASAAAAAANVKSASSGYGPAPAPASSAGSGYGPAPAASY; encoded by the exons ATGTTATATAAGGTCCTT aTTTCCTGTGCCCTGTTTGTGGCAGCACAGGCTAACTATGCTTCTTCCGGTTATGGTGGACAAAAATCATCCATTGCCGGCTTTGCAGCCCAATTTCAACCGGCAGTTACCCTTACCGTTTTGCCCTCCTCTGCAGGTGGTTATGGTAGTGCTTCCGCTTATGGTGCCGCTCCTGCTTATGGTGCTCATAAAGGCGCTAGCAGCTATGGTTCAGTTGTAATCCCAGTAAGTGGTGGTTATGCCAGTGGCGCTGGCGGTGTAGATGCTGAAGCTTTGCGTTTGGCTAAATTAGTTTTTGCTTTACCTTCGGCTGGTGGCCCAAATGAAGCCATTCTTAATATTCCTCAGTATTCTACCACCTCATATTCAGCTCCTGCTGTTGTTCTTGCCTCTGGTGATTATGGTAGTAATGCTGTTAGTGGTGCTTCTGCTGCTGCTGCCGCTGCTAATGTTAAATCTGCTAGCTCTGGCTATGGTCCAGCTCCTGCTCCCGCCTCTTCTGCTGGTTCTGGTTATGGTCCAGCACCTGCTGCTTCCTATTAA